One Mercenaria mercenaria strain notata chromosome 12, MADL_Memer_1, whole genome shotgun sequence DNA segment encodes these proteins:
- the LOC123534014 gene encoding uncharacterized protein LOC123534014: MDYHLITRCVAAVVWFMLFQCACSVPILKQSASRMSEREKIHKRSAPTVEFLMNRDTHKQFQTRTDPLEGVALASEQDFDDLLCPLKVSTGLNDPNHKRSTCPWYYRASRDAKRFPAVVLNAEPLCDYAIGSNNAEECVAITQSMTVLKQQNYADEHGNLVWKEETMTVILGYTSAGRRLAENSPQSTTAAPANQPEWAKR; the protein is encoded by the coding sequence ATGGATTATCATCTTATAACGAGATGCGTAGCTGCTGTCGTCTGGTTCATGTTATTTCAATGCGCGTGCAGCGTTCCAATCCTAAAACAGTCTGCATCAAGAATGTCAGAAAGAGAGAAAATACACAAACGGTCGGCGCCCACTGTTGAGTTTTTAATGAACAGAGACACACATAAGCAGTTTCAAACTAGAACTGACCCGCTAGAGGGCGTTGCATTAGCCAGTGAACAGGACTTTGATGACCTTCTTTGTCCGCTTAAAGTTTCAACAGGATTAAACGACCCTAATCATAAGCGGTCAACCTGTCCTTGGTACTATAGAGCATCCCGTGACGCAAAAAGATTTCCAGCTGTAGTTCTCAATGCAGAACCACTCTGCGACTACGCCATTGGCTCAAACAATGCAGAAGAGTGCGTGGCAATCACACAGAGCATGACAGTACTGAAACAACAAAATTATGCCGATGAGCATGGAAACTTAGTATGGAAGGAAGAAACCATGACGGTTATTTTAGGATATACATCTGCCGGAAGACGACTTGCAGAAAACTCACCACAGTCTACCACAGCTGCACCAGCCAACCAGCCTGAATGGGCAAAACGGTAA